The Pseudomonas sp. GD03919 region TGCAACTGCCCAACCTGCTGTCGCAGGCCTGCTTCGCCCATTTCCAGTCGGCCAATATCGCCACCAGCTCCTACTCGATGCTGACCATGGGCGTGGCCAACCTGATCGAGGCCTTCGGCAACGAGGAGCAGAAGGCCCGCTACCTGCAACCGATCATCGACGGCCGCTTCTTCGGCACCATGGCACTGACCGAGCCGCACGCAGGCTCGTCGCTATCGGACATCAGAACCCGCGCTGAACCGCATGCCGACGGCAGCTACCGGATCAAGGGCAACAAGATCTTCATCTCCGGCGGCGACCAGCCGATCTCCGAGAACATCGTGCACATGGTCCTGGCCAAGCTGCCGGATGCACCGCCCGGGGTGAAGGGCATCAGCCTGTTTCTGGTGCCCAAGTTCCACGTCAACGACGACGGCAGCCTGGGCGCACGCAACGATGTGACCCTGGCCGGCCTGTTCCACAAGATGGGCTGGCGCGGCACCACCTCCACGGCGCTGAACTTCGGCGACAACGGCGAATGCGTCGGCTACCTGGTGGGCAAGCCGCACGCCGGCCTTTCCTACATGTTCCAGATGATGAACGAGGCGCGCATCGGCGTCGGCATGGGCGCGATCATGCTCGGCTATGCCGGCTATCTGTATTCGCTGGATTACGCACGCAATCGCCCGCAAGGCCGCCAGCCGGACGGCAAGGATCCAACCAGCCCGCAAATCTCGATCATCGAACACACCGATGTGCGGCGCATGCTGCTGACGCAGAAGGCCTACGTCGAAGGCGCCTTCGACCTCGGTCTGTATGCTGCCCGGCTGTTCGACGACACCCAGACCCTGGAAACCGCGGAAGATCGCAGCCGCGCCCTGGAGCTGCTCGACCTGCTCACCCCCATCGTCAAATCCTGGCCGTCGGAGTTCTGCCTCAAGGCCAACGAACTGGCCATCCAGATCCTCGGTGGCCACGGCTATACCCGCGAGTACCCGGTGGAACAGTACTACCGCGACAACCGCCTCAACCCGATCCACGAGGGCACGCACGGCATCCAGTCGCTCGACCTGCTCGGGCGCAAGGTCTCGCAGAACGGTGGCGCCGCGCTCAAGCAACTGCTCAAGCTGATCAACGACTGCTGCCAGCGTGCCAGCGAACATGAGTCGCTCACAGCCCTGCGTCAGCCACTCGAACAATTGCTGGCCCGCCTGCAGGCGGTGACCCTGGCCCTGCTCGGCGATCTGATGAGCGGCAAGGTCAACCAGGGGCTGGCCAACTCCGCGCTGTACCTGAAGGTGTTCGGCCACACGGTGATCGGCTGGCGCTGGCTGGAACA contains the following coding sequences:
- a CDS encoding acyl-CoA dehydrogenase codes for the protein MSETLLSSRNLAFELYEVLDAEALTQRPRFADHNRETFDAAISTARGIAEELFAPHNRKNDEHEPQYVDGGAVLIPEVEPALRAFHEAGFLNATRDFEHGGMQLPNLLSQACFAHFQSANIATSSYSMLTMGVANLIEAFGNEEQKARYLQPIIDGRFFGTMALTEPHAGSSLSDIRTRAEPHADGSYRIKGNKIFISGGDQPISENIVHMVLAKLPDAPPGVKGISLFLVPKFHVNDDGSLGARNDVTLAGLFHKMGWRGTTSTALNFGDNGECVGYLVGKPHAGLSYMFQMMNEARIGVGMGAIMLGYAGYLYSLDYARNRPQGRQPDGKDPTSPQISIIEHTDVRRMLLTQKAYVEGAFDLGLYAARLFDDTQTLETAEDRSRALELLDLLTPIVKSWPSEFCLKANELAIQILGGHGYTREYPVEQYYRDNRLNPIHEGTHGIQSLDLLGRKVSQNGGAALKQLLKLINDCCQRASEHESLTALRQPLEQLLARLQAVTLALLGDLMSGKVNQGLANSALYLKVFGHTVIGWRWLEQAIRAEQGLARTDNAEEQAFYRGKLQAARYFLTWEVPSCHHDLAILEARDDTCLGMQDAWF